The following coding sequences lie in one Brevinematales bacterium genomic window:
- a CDS encoding MBL fold metallo-hydrolase, with translation MPINGILKVSYLGHACFLLESERGVKILTDPFDKSLGYNTNPVECNIITISHEHFDHSNVRMGLGMPRVFKGVNNGSWVGIDTNYMGIRIFNVSVYHDEEMGKRRGKNSIFVFEFHDSSIPLRVCHLGDLGHDLKPEDVTRIGKVDLLFIPVGGYFTIDATTASKIVSKISPKIIIPMHYKTKTTISWEIDTYEKFVQNYKDIIHIKDWNYIIQSSDLQHDKVVLLMDHRK, from the coding sequence ATGCCTATAAACGGTATACTAAAAGTCAGTTATCTAGGACATGCTTGTTTCTTGCTAGAAAGCGAAAGAGGGGTTAAGATACTTACTGACCCTTTTGACAAATCATTAGGGTATAACACAAATCCTGTAGAATGCAACATAATTACTATATCACACGAGCACTTTGATCACTCTAATGTAAGAATGGGGCTAGGAATGCCAAGAGTATTCAAGGGAGTTAACAATGGAAGTTGGGTAGGAATAGATACAAACTATATGGGTATAAGGATATTTAACGTATCAGTTTATCACGACGAAGAAATGGGTAAAAGAAGAGGCAAAAATTCTATATTTGTTTTTGAGTTCCACGATTCATCCATCCCACTGAGAGTATGTCATTTAGGTGATTTAGGACATGATCTTAAACCAGAAGATGTTACAAGAATAGGAAAAGTTGATTTATTATTCATACCAGTTGGTGGGTACTTCACAATAGACGCAACAACAGCAAGCAAGATAGTATCAAAAATATCTCCTAAAATAATCATACCTATGCATTACAAAACAAAAACCACTATATCCTGGGAAATCGATACCTACGAAAAGTTTGTACAAAACTACAAAGATATAATCCATATCAAAGACTGGAACTACATTATTCAATCATCAGACCTTCAGCATGATAAAGTAGTCTTGTTAATGGACCATAGAAAATAA
- a CDS encoding SpoIIE family protein phosphatase has translation MSKKDPKTSSNLSKILDINKKINSYSDLRDILENILLSARELFNATGGSILLIDSDRKYLEFEVVHGEGKGKLEGIKIPVNKGIAGYIFSTKSPVISNDVASDSRFFSQIDKITGLKTQKLIGVPLIKDGQSIGVIEVVNKFDGSDFTEYDLELLSIFAEQVVIAINNAMMIKKIQERARELEYLYEISNTTISSIQNIKEVFDKIVNIVSEISDASRVSIMLYDGKDNVLKIVSSIGFDEDPSSISVGFDEVGEPSIIAFREGRHIIVPDIDKDPMFKLNKKLWYKTNSFLVFPIKTHNSVVGVLNITELEDIRKLEKEDIELIQVIANQIGYVYESITTYQREMEKKAFDKEIEVMRKIQMSMLPSVFNIHPKLDICFYVEPYKIVGGDFYDVFSISDDEVCFFLGDVSGKGLHSSIFMAAIKSTLKALSFEFKSPRRILEASNSILSQSSETSMFSTVFLGILNTVNGTLRFSNAGHSQQVILRNGEIIKLYTPGLPIGLYAHARYEESEIKLNTNDFIVVYSDGITESVNEKEEMFGEERLMKLISENFTLSATSLVNVVIEKLKEYKVENPNYDDDISLGIIKLI, from the coding sequence ATGAGCAAGAAAGACCCCAAAACGAGTAGTAATCTTTCGAAGATACTTGATATTAACAAGAAGATAAACTCCTATTCCGACTTGAGAGATATTCTTGAAAATATACTTTTGTCAGCTAGAGAACTTTTTAACGCTACAGGTGGTTCTATTTTGTTGATTGATAGCGACAGAAAGTATTTAGAATTTGAAGTTGTCCATGGAGAAGGTAAAGGTAAACTCGAAGGAATTAAAATTCCTGTAAATAAAGGTATAGCAGGGTATATATTCTCAACAAAGTCTCCTGTAATATCAAATGATGTTGCGAGTGATTCTCGTTTTTTTAGTCAGATAGATAAGATAACTGGTCTTAAAACTCAAAAACTCATAGGTGTTCCACTTATAAAGGATGGGCAATCTATAGGTGTGATAGAGGTTGTTAATAAGTTTGATGGTAGTGATTTTACAGAATATGATCTTGAATTACTAAGTATTTTTGCAGAGCAGGTTGTAATAGCAATTAATAACGCTATGATGATCAAGAAAATTCAGGAAAGAGCAAGAGAATTAGAGTACCTTTATGAAATAAGTAATACTACTATATCTTCGATACAAAATATAAAGGAGGTTTTTGACAAAATAGTAAATATTGTTAGTGAAATTTCGGATGCTTCGAGAGTATCAATAATGTTGTATGATGGTAAAGATAATGTGCTTAAGATAGTATCGTCGATAGGTTTTGATGAAGATCCTTCTAGTATTTCTGTGGGATTTGATGAGGTTGGTGAACCTTCAATTATTGCTTTTAGAGAAGGAAGACATATTATAGTACCTGATATTGATAAAGATCCTATGTTTAAACTTAATAAGAAACTTTGGTACAAGACAAACTCTTTTTTAGTATTTCCTATAAAAACTCATAATAGTGTTGTTGGTGTTTTAAATATAACAGAACTTGAGGATATAAGGAAGCTTGAGAAAGAAGATATAGAGTTGATACAGGTTATAGCGAATCAGATAGGGTATGTTTATGAGAGTATTACAACATACCAGAGAGAGATGGAGAAAAAAGCTTTTGACAAAGAGATAGAAGTAATGCGTAAAATACAAATGAGTATGTTGCCATCAGTTTTCAATATTCATCCCAAATTGGATATATGCTTCTATGTTGAACCTTATAAGATAGTTGGTGGTGATTTTTATGATGTATTTAGTATATCTGATGATGAGGTGTGTTTCTTCTTAGGTGACGTTTCTGGTAAAGGATTACATTCATCTATTTTTATGGCGGCTATTAAATCAACACTGAAGGCACTATCTTTTGAGTTTAAAAGTCCTAGAAGAATACTAGAAGCTTCAAACTCAATATTATCTCAATCCTCTGAAACTAGCATGTTTTCGACAGTCTTTCTAGGTATTTTGAATACTGTTAATGGTACGTTAAGATTTTCAAATGCAGGTCATAGTCAGCAAGTAATATTACGAAATGGTGAAATCATTAAGTTATACACGCCTGGTTTACCTATAGGTTTATATGCCCATGCTAGATATGAAGAAAGTGAGATAAAGTTGAATACTAATGATTTTATAGTTGTTTATTCTGATGGAATAACTGAATCTGTTAATGAAAAAGAAGAAATGTTTGGTGAAGAAAGACTCATGAAGTTGATATCTGAAAACTTCACTTTATCTGCTACTAGCCTTGTTAATGTTGTTATAGAGAAACTCAAGGAATACAAAGTTGAAAACCCTAACTATGATGATGATATATCACTGGGTATTATAAAACTTATTTAA